CCTATGGGGATCTTTTTTCCAAATACCCTTCATCCCTATTTTTTGGGCACTGTATACATCATACTCAGGGTGGTCCCCTACAAAAATACATTCTTCAGGTTTTACATTTAATCTTTTTATCGCCCTCTTAAAAATCTCAGGGTCGGGCTTTTTCAATCCTTCCCATTCAGAGATAAGGATTTCTTGAAAGTAAGGTTCGATTTTAAGGGCCAGTATGTTGTCCATTTGAAATTTGCCGAAGCCGTTTGTGATCATCCCCAATTGTATGCCACAAGCCTGTAATTCATCCAGCATATGATGTAAATGAGGAAACGGTACACAGCTGTGTTTAAATTGACTGATATAATCGTTGAGCAGTTCTTCCCAAGTTAGATCCCGTATTGAAAATTCTTCGATCAGCTGCTTATAGACACTGTCTTTCCACACATACCCCCTCTGATCCAATTCAATGAATCTGGATGTATATAAATCCGCCGGGATATGGTGGAGCCATTGGTAAAATCGTACATATTGATCTTTGATGAATACTTGGACAGATGCATCCCTGTTTAAAAGCGTCCCATCAAGGTCGAATAGTGCAGCTTTAATCATCAGATAACCTTTCCCTTCCGAGCTTTCAAATTCAATCTCCAAGGGAAATAATTGTATGAAG
The DNA window shown above is from Rossellomorea vietnamensis and carries:
- a CDS encoding HAD family hydrolase; this translates as MIKAALFDLDGTLLNRDASVQVFIKDQYVRFYQWLHHIPADLYTSRFIELDQRGYVWKDSVYKQLIEEFSIRDLTWEELLNDYISQFKHSCVPFPHLHHMLDELQACGIQLGMITNGFGKFQMDNILALKIEPYFQEILISEWEGLKKPDPEIFKRAIKRLNVKPEECIFVGDHPEYDVYSAQKIGMKGIWKKDPHRTGVKHADAVIDNLSDLPRCLRSF